In Deltaproteobacteria bacterium, the genomic stretch TTCTTCGCCGCCCCGCGACACGAGCTCACCCAGCGCTGGCTCGAGGGCGGGATCGGGTGAGCGCGGCAGTGGAGATCGCCGGGCTCTCGCTGTGGTACGGCGACTTCCAGGCCTTACGCGACGTCGACCTCGAGATCGCGGCCGGCCAGGTCACTGCGCTCGTGGGCCCCTCGGGCTGCGGCAAGACGACGCTGCTCAAGTCGATCAACCGCATGCACGAGCGCAGCGGCGGCACGCGCACGCGGGGCTCACTGCGCGTGCACGGCGACGACGTGCTCGCCCCCGGGGTCTCGTTGCTCGAGCTGCGCCGCCGCGTGGGTCTGGTGTTCCAGCGCCCGAATCCGCTGCCGCTGTCGGTGCGTGACAATGTCGCATTCGCCGCGCGACTGCACGAGCGTTGGGACCCCCGCCGGCTCGACGATGCGGTCGCGTACGCGCTCGACCGCGTGGGGCTCGGCGACATCGACACGCAACGACCGGCCCTCACGCTGTCGCTCGAGCAGCAGCAGCGCCTGTGCATCGCCCGGCTCCTCCCGCTGCAGCCCGCGGTGCTGTTGATGGACGAGCCCACCTCGGCACTCGACCTCGGCGGCACCGAGACGATCGAGCAACTGGTCCGCAGCCTGAAGGGCGACTACACCGTGGTGATCGTCACCCACAGCATGGCCCAGGCCCGCCGTGTGAGTGATGCCTGCGCGTTCATGTTGCTCGGCGAGCTCGTCGAGCATGGTGCGACCGAGCGCGTGTTCACCGACGCTCGGGACCCACGCACCCGCGAGTACCTCGCGGGTCGCTTCGGCTGACGGGCAGCGCGGTTGGTTCGCTCGGCTGCCGCGATCCGCGACGCTACCGACGTACCGAGGCCGGCGCCTGGCGGCGGAACGCGTCGGGTGTGGTGCCGGTCCAGCGGCGGAACGCGCGGAAGAACGAGGCCTGCTCGACGTAGCCGAGCAGCCACGCGATCTCGGCGAGCGTCAGCTCCGGCTGGCGCAGGTAGCCCTCGGCGAGGCCTGCAAGCGTCTCGTCGAGCACCTGCTGGTAGCTGGTCCCGAGTTCGCCGAGCCGGCGCTGGAGCGTGCGCGCGCCGATCGCCAGCGCACGGGCGACATCGTCGAGCGTCGGCTGCCCCTCGCGGACGCAGGCGCGGACGTGACGGCGCACGGCGGCCAGCAACGGCGGCTCGTCGACCGCACGCGGCAGGGCGCGCTCGAGGACCTCGAGGAAGTACCGCTCGAGCTCGGCGTCGGCCTTCGGTACCGGCCGGCGCAGCAGCTCGGGCGCGAGCACCAGCGCCGCCCGGGCAGCACCGAGGTGTACCGGCGCCGCGAGCTCGCGCTCGTACACCTCGCGCTCGTCGCTCGACATCTGCGTGCGACGCGAGAACATCGCGCGCACCGGCACCGGCGCGCCGGCCATGATCGCGATCAGACGCACCGCGACCAGCATCGTGTAGTCGGACACCAGCTCGCTACCGCGGCTCGGATCGGGGCGGTGCTCGACCACATGGAGGCCGTCGGCCTCGAGCGCACTCGCATAGGTCGCCGTACGATTGACGAGACGCTGGAAGCGGGCGTGGCACGCCATCGCGTCGGCGACCGTCGGCATCGTCTTGCACGCGAGGCCGACGATGCCGAGACTCGCGGCATCGTGGGCCCGCGCCGCTGCGATCACGAAAGCGGGGTACGCCGGCCGCTCGAACATCAGCTCCATGTGGCGATACGTCGAGCTGCCCGAGACCGCGGCGTCCGGCTGCATCAGCAGCTCGCGGCGCCAGCCCAAGGCCGCGGCGAGCTCGGCCTCGGTGGCACCGAAGCGCAGCGAGGTCTCGAAGGCCGGCAGCACGTTCGAGGCCGCGATGTCGCCCTCGGACAGCGGATTGGCAGCCGATGACATGGTCTTGGCCACCCGCAGGATCGCACGCTGGGGCCGACATGCGATCGCCACTGCCGTTCTTCGCCCTGCTCCTGGGCTGCGCCCACGCCGAGCTCCCACCCACCGCGGCCGCCGCGCTCGCCCGCCCTGCCGACGCTTGGGGCACGCACATCTACACCGGCATCGTGACGCCCGCAGGCGCCGACGCCCCTGCCTTCCGCTACGAACGCCGCGTCCACGACAACCCCGACGGTACGCGGGTCTCGACCCACGTGACCTGGGTCGGACAGGGCTCCGGGCAGGGTTCTCGCGAGGTCCCCATCGTCGTGCAGCGCGCCACGCAGGATGCCCAGGGTTCGTTGCTCGCGTACGACGAGGTTCACGCGCAACGCGGCAAGGCGTACCACTACGACGGAGGAGACCGCATCGTCGGCCCGACGCTCTTCGAGTTCGTGCGCCGTCACCTGCCACAGCTGCGCGCAGGCGAGGTGGTGCCCCTGCGGTTCTGGGACCGCGGGAGCAGCTACCGCTTCGAGCTGCGCCTCGCCGGCGACACCGTGCAGATGCGCGCGCGCAACCCCATCATCCGCCGCGCGATCGCGCCGATGCAGCTGCGCCTGGGCGCCGACGACGAGATCGTCGCGTACCACGGGCGCATCCCGCCCTTGGTCGATGGCCACGCGGTCGATGCCGCGTCGACCTACGAGTACTTCGCGGCGTTTCGCTGATGCTGCGGCCCTGTCGGGTGAGGGCGGCTCGCGATCGCGGGTACGGCGCCCCGCGACTCGCCTCGTGCCCTGCCCAGACGGCAGCGGCGCTCACATCTGCGTCGGAGCGACCGGACGCGATGGGTCCATCGCTGCGCCGATGCGGCCCAGCACGAGGCCGACGATGGCGCGACGCGCAGAACTGGGCAACATTCGTGGCACACGCCCCCGCCGCCGATGGATGCCCTCGATCAGTGCGTAGCGTCCCTCGACGAGCTGCTCGTCCGCGTGCGGTCCCTGGACCTGCGCGAGGCGGAGACGCGCAGTGACATCGAGGCACACGCGCTCGTCCCGCTCGTGCTCGCGGCACTCGCA encodes the following:
- a CDS encoding phosphate ABC transporter ATP-binding protein — encoded protein: MPAGGRAVGRGRGAPRSARHASLGWTAAAPRDRARVVPRTRRTVPRRVLDRDRPDHDRTDRGRAPRHAGRANHRRRDQPRAPSASARRHHRDDDRRAHRRSPADPLVLRRPATRAHPALARGRDRVSAAVEIAGLSLWYGDFQALRDVDLEIAAGQVTALVGPSGCGKTTLLKSINRMHERSGGTRTRGSLRVHGDDVLAPGVSLLELRRRVGLVFQRPNPLPLSVRDNVAFAARLHERWDPRRLDDAVAYALDRVGLGDIDTQRPALTLSLEQQQRLCIARLLPLQPAVLLMDEPTSALDLGGTETIEQLVRSLKGDYTVVIVTHSMAQARRVSDACAFMLLGELVEHGATERVFTDARDPRTREYLAGRFG
- a CDS encoding AraC family transcriptional regulator ligand-binding domain-containing protein, whose translation is MSSAANPLSEGDIAASNVLPAFETSLRFGATEAELAAALGWRRELLMQPDAAVSGSSTYRHMELMFERPAYPAFVIAAARAHDAASLGIVGLACKTMPTVADAMACHARFQRLVNRTATYASALEADGLHVVEHRPDPSRGSELVSDYTMLVAVRLIAIMAGAPVPVRAMFSRRTQMSSDEREVYERELAAPVHLGAARAALVLAPELLRRPVPKADAELERYFLEVLERALPRAVDEPPLLAAVRRHVRACVREGQPTLDDVARALAIGARTLQRRLGELGTSYQQVLDETLAGLAEGYLRQPELTLAEIAWLLGYVEQASFFRAFRRWTGTTPDAFRRQAPASVRR